ACTCCCGAAAGGTGACAGTATGATCCTCCAGCGTCGCCCACTCGACGAAGAGGCGGTACTTCAAAGGAGACTCAACCGACTTCTTCAGATGAAAACCTGTGCACCCCTGCGAGCTGAGAAAGAGTGGCTCGGCCTGACGTACACCCGCTTCAAACGCTGCCTCAGTACCGGGCTTGATCTCCAACTGCGCTATCTCAAGAACCATGTATCCTCCGATGCTGCTAGAGTATCCGTTCCCGTGCGCCGGAGGCTAGTCCCAACCTTAGCCGAGGGGACTGACGCGCCATTGGTCTCGATGTTGAGCGCCCGCCGAGGTGAGGCCACCACCACTGATCCGATCGGCGATCCACGCCAGCGGCGGCATTAGCAACACGAGCGCCGTGCCCACAAGTACCCGGCGATAGATCGCAAGACCGAGACTCTCTCCGTTGCCCGATGCAGCCATCGCCGCAGTGAAGACCAGGTAAGTCACCGGGTTGAACAGCACAATCATGCGTAAAGCGCGGAAGCCGCTATAGGACCTCCCCTCCGCGGCAAGCTCAAGCGGTACCGCTCCGGTGATGGGGAGCGGTGTCCAGATCACCCGATGGTCAAGATCAATCCACTCCAAAAGCTTTTGCAATGCCGCTGTCATGCGATGCGCCGGATCATACGTCGCCTTCATCGGGCTCGAGGGCCAGGTTACAAAGGCAAACGAAGCGGCATTCATGCCATAGAAAAACAGTGTGAAGGTATTGCCGACGAAAAGGCATAGGCCGCATTGAAACAAGACATTGAGAAGCACGCCCCAGAAATAAATGCGTGAAATCAGCAGAAAGGGCACGACGCCAAGCTCGGTGACAATCGTAAACCAGCACATGAAGCGGGCAAGCCACATCCTGGGCAGGAGAGCATCTAGCGCCAGATACGCCTGCTCGTGCAGCTTATGCACCGACCAGAACTCAAAGAACACACCCGTCTGCCAATCTTGATCGAGTAACTTGTTGAGTCCCGCGCCAAAGTAAGTCAGTGCAAGTTGCCATCGAATAAACGGTGGTCCTCCCGGCTTATACAAACCCGCGAGAAAGAACATCAGTCCGCAGAACGTCTTATTGTTTCCGTAGTATGCCTTCGAAGACACCACGGATAGCAGCATCGTCGACCCAATAACAAGCGAAGCCCACTGAATCCTCCGATTGAATAGAATAGCCAGCGCCGAGATAACGAAGACTACCTGGATAGTCTTCTGAAAGAACACTGGAGGCAACGAGTCAATCGGCGGAATAAAGGAGAGCCAAGGGTCGGGTAGAAGCCGCACAT
This is a stretch of genomic DNA from Granulicella sp. WH15. It encodes these proteins:
- a CDS encoding HTTM domain-containing protein, encoding MPTNLAVMVKVLAIAVLVTNHVRLLPDPWLSFIPPIDSLPPVFFQKTIQVVFVISALAILFNRRIQWASLVIGSTMLLSVVSSKAYYGNNKTFCGLMFFLAGLYKPGGPPFIRWQLALTYFGAGLNKLLDQDWQTGVFFEFWSVHKLHEQAYLALDALLPRMWLARFMCWFTIVTELGVVPFLLISRIYFWGVLLNVLFQCGLCLFVGNTFTLFFYGMNAASFAFVTWPSSPMKATYDPAHRMTAALQKLLEWIDLDHRVIWTPLPITGAVPLELAAEGRSYSGFRALRMIVLFNPVTYLVFTAAMAASGNGESLGLAIYRRVLVGTALVLLMPPLAWIADRISGGGLTSAGAQHRDQWRVSPLG
- a CDS encoding antibiotic biosynthesis monooxygenase, translated to MVLEIAQLEIKPGTEAAFEAGVRQAEPLFLSSQGCTGFHLKKSVESPLKYRLFVEWATLEDHTVTFRESESFTKWRELVQDYFAVKPDVEHWESIL